One genomic region from Ornithinicoccus hortensis encodes:
- a CDS encoding dihydrofolate reductase, whose amino-acid sequence MSPDRFRVVPAAYLALTRPGDSGPEVLLQLRRGTGYMDGWWACGAAGHVERGESLAEGAVREAAEELGIGLAPQDLRLFAVLHRTVALEDPVEDRIDVFLEATRWSGDPQIAEPDKSAELRWWPLSELPARVVPHEQQALDALREGAAPAVLTRGFRQSLTLVAAVGRNRVIGDGAGMPWHLPEDLAFFKRTTHGGTLLMGRGTWDSIGRALPGRRTIVLTRDHGWSAEGAETAASLAEALLMAGDGEIFVAGGGQVYEQTIRYADRLVITEVAQEPEGSVTFPEIDPTSWRETSRERRDGFDWVEYRRVDRG is encoded by the coding sequence GTGAGCCCGGACCGTTTCCGGGTGGTGCCGGCCGCCTACCTGGCGCTCACCCGGCCCGGCGACTCCGGCCCCGAGGTGCTGCTGCAGCTGCGGCGCGGCACGGGCTACATGGACGGGTGGTGGGCCTGCGGCGCCGCCGGCCACGTCGAGCGGGGCGAGTCCCTCGCCGAGGGCGCGGTCCGGGAGGCGGCGGAGGAGCTCGGCATCGGGCTCGCGCCGCAGGACCTGCGGTTGTTCGCCGTGCTGCACCGCACGGTCGCCCTCGAGGACCCGGTCGAGGACCGGATCGACGTCTTCCTGGAAGCCACCCGCTGGTCCGGTGACCCGCAGATTGCGGAGCCGGACAAGTCCGCCGAGCTGCGCTGGTGGCCGCTGTCCGAGCTGCCCGCACGGGTCGTGCCGCACGAGCAGCAGGCGTTGGACGCGCTGCGCGAGGGCGCCGCCCCGGCCGTCCTCACCCGCGGCTTCCGGCAGTCCCTGACCCTGGTGGCCGCGGTCGGCCGCAACCGGGTGATCGGCGACGGCGCCGGCATGCCGTGGCACCTGCCGGAGGACCTGGCGTTCTTCAAGCGGACCACCCACGGCGGCACCCTCCTGATGGGCCGCGGTACCTGGGACTCGATCGGGCGGGCGCTGCCCGGGCGCCGCACCATCGTGCTCACCCGCGACCACGGGTGGTCGGCCGAGGGTGCCGAGACGGCAGCCTCCCTGGCGGAGGCCCTGCTGATGGCCGGTGACGGGGAGATCTTCGTCGCCGGTGGTGGGCAGGTCTACGAGCAGACGATCCGGTATGCCGACCGCCTGGTGATCACCGAGGTCGCCCAGGAGCCGGAGGGCTCGGTGACCTTCCCCGAGATCGACCCCACGTCATGGCGGGAGACGAGCAGGGAGCGTCGCGACGGCTTCGACTGGGTGGAGTACCGGCGCGTCGACCGGGGGTGA